Proteins from one Sarcophilus harrisii chromosome 2, mSarHar1.11, whole genome shotgun sequence genomic window:
- the ENTPD4 gene encoding ectonucleoside triphosphate diphosphohydrolase 4 isoform X3, which produces MGRISVSCLFPASWHFSISPVGCPRILNTNLRQIVVVGILAAAVSLLYFSVIIIRHKYGRLSRDKKFHRYLARVTDIEATDTSNPHINYGIVVDCGSSGSRIFVYCWPRHNGNPHDLLDIRQMRDKNRKPVVMKIKPGISEFATSPEKVSDYISPLLSFAAEHVPRGKHKETPLYILCTAGMRILPESQQKAILEDLLTDVPAHFDFLFSDSHAEVISGKQEGVYAWIGINFVLGRFEHIEDDDEAVVEVNVPGAESQAAIVRKRTAGILDMGGVSTQIAYEVPKSVSFASSQQEEVAKNLLAEFNLGCDVHRTEHVYRVYVATFLGFGGNAARQRYEDSIFASTLLRNRLLSKQTGLTSDTPYLDPCLPLDIRDEIQQNGQTMYLRGTGDFTLCRKTLQPFMNKTNETQTSLNGVYQPPVHFQNSEFYGFSEFYYCTEDVLRMGGDYNAAKFIKAAKDYCATKWSVLRERFDQGLYASHADLHRLKYQCFKSAWMYEVFHRGFSFPVNYSNLKTALQVYDKEVQWTLGAILYRTRFLPLRDIQQETFRAGHAHWRSFSFVYNHYLFSACFLVVVLSILLYLLRLRRIHRRMLWSGSASSLWMEEGLPPQKMAGAL; this is translated from the exons ATGGGGAG GATCAGCGTCTCCTGCTTGTTTCCTGCTTCCTGGCATTTTAGCATCTCCCCAGTGGGATGCCCTCGAATCCTGAACACCAACCTGCGCCAGATTGTGGTCGTCGGCATCCTGGCTGCTGCGGTTTCCCTGCTGTACTTTTCTGTCATCATCATCCGGCATAAGTATGGGCGCTTGTCCCGGGATAAGAAGTTTCACAG GTACCTGGCTCGCGTGACGGACATTGAAGCCACTGACACCAGCAACCCCCACATCAATTATGGGATCGTGGTGGACTGCGGGAGCAGCGGGTCGCGGATCTTCGTCTACTGCTGGCCCCGGCACAACGGCAACCCGCATGATCTGTTGGACATCAGACAGATGAGGGACAAGAACCGGAAGCCGGTGGTGATGAAAATAAAACCGG GCATATCAGAGTTTGCTACCTCTCCGGAAAAAGTCAGTGATTATATTTCTCCACTTCTGAGTTTTGCTGCAGAACACGTGCCACGGGGAAAACACAAAGAGACCCCTCTCTATATCCTCTGTACGGCTGGGATGAGAATCCTTCCGGAAAG TCAGCAAAAAGCCATCCTGGAAGATCTTCTGACAGACGTCCCAGCAcactttgactttttgttctctGACTCTCATGCCGAGGTTATTTCAGGGAAGCAGGAAG GTGTCTATGCTTGGATTGGCATTAACTTTGTCCTTGGGCGATTTGAGCACATTGAAGATG ATGATGAGGCCGTGGTGGAAGTGAACGTTCCTGGAGCTGAGAGCCAAGCAGCCATTGTCCGCAAAAGGACAGCGGGTATTCTGGACATGGGCGGAGTGTCTACCCAGATAGCGTACGAAGTCCCCAAAAGTGTAAGCTTTGCCTCCTCACAGCAG GAAGAAGTAGCCAAAAATTTGCTTGCTGAATTTAACCTGGGCTGTGACGTCCATCGCACAGAGCACGTGTACAGGGTGTACGTTGCCACCTTCCTTGGCTTTGGCGGCAACGCGGCCCGGCAGCGCTATGAGGACAGCATATTCGCCAGCACCCTGCTGAGGAACAG GCTCCTGAGTAAGCAGACGGGTCTAACTTCCGATACTCCCTACCTGGACCCTTGCCTTCCCTTAGACATCAGGGACGAAATTCAGCAGAACGGGCAGACCATGTACCTTCGGGGAACCGGAGACTTCACCCTGTGCCGGAAGACGCTTCAGCCTTTCATGAACAAGACCAACGAGACCCAGACTTCCCTCAACGGGGTCTATCAGCCTCCAGTTCATTTCCAGAACAGTGAATTCTACGGCTTTTCAGAATTCTACTATTGCACTGAGGATGTGTTAAGAATGGGAGGAGATTATAATGCTGCTAAGTTTATTAAAGCTGCCAAG GATTATTGTGCAACAAAGTGGTCTGTCTTGCGGGAACGCTTTGACCAGGGCCTGTATGCCTCTCACGCTGACCTCCATAGGCTAAA GTATCAGTGCTTTAAATCCGCCTGGATGTATGAGGTGTTTCACCGAGGCTTCTCATTCCCAGTTAATTATAGCAATCTAAAGACGGCCTTGCAGGTGTACGACAAGGAAGTGCAGTGGACACTGGGAGCAATCCTCTACAGGACCCGGTTTTTGCCTTTGAG AGACATCCAGCAGGAGACTTTCCGGGCGGGCCACGCGCACTGGCGGAGCTTCTCGTTTGTCTACAACCACTACCTGTTCTCGGCCTGCTTCCTGGTCGTCGTCCTCTCCATCCTGCTCTACCTGCTGCGCCTGCGGCGGATTCACCGGCGCATGCTGTGGAGTGGCTCGGCATCCTCCCTCTGGATGGAGGAAGGCCTCCCCCCCCAGAAGATGGCTGGAGCCTTGTGA
- the ENTPD4 gene encoding ectonucleoside triphosphate diphosphohydrolase 4 isoform X2: protein MRMWISEGSSAHRISVSCLFPASWHFSISPVGCPRILNTNLRQIVVVGILAAAVSLLYFSVIIIRHKYGRLSRDKKFHRYLARVTDIEATDTSNPHINYGIVVDCGSSGSRIFVYCWPRHNGNPHDLLDIRQMRDKNRKPVVMKIKPGISEFATSPEKVSDYISPLLSFAAEHVPRGKHKETPLYILCTAGMRILPESQQKAILEDLLTDVPAHFDFLFSDSHAEVISGKQEGVYAWIGINFVLGRFEHIEDDDEAVVEVNVPGAESQAAIVRKRTAGILDMGGVSTQIAYEVPKSEEVAKNLLAEFNLGCDVHRTEHVYRVYVATFLGFGGNAARQRYEDSIFASTLLRNRLLSKQTGLTSDTPYLDPCLPLDIRDEIQQNGQTMYLRGTGDFTLCRKTLQPFMNKTNETQTSLNGVYQPPVHFQNSEFYGFSEFYYCTEDVLRMGGDYNAAKFIKAAKDYCATKWSVLRERFDQGLYASHADLHRLKYQCFKSAWMYEVFHRGFSFPVNYSNLKTALQVYDKEVQWTLGAILYRTRFLPLRDIQQETFRAGHAHWRSFSFVYNHYLFSACFLVVVLSILLYLLRLRRIHRRMLWSGSASSLWMEEGLPPQKMAGAL from the exons ATGAGGATGTGGATTTCTGAGGGATCCTCAGCCCACAG GATCAGCGTCTCCTGCTTGTTTCCTGCTTCCTGGCATTTTAGCATCTCCCCAGTGGGATGCCCTCGAATCCTGAACACCAACCTGCGCCAGATTGTGGTCGTCGGCATCCTGGCTGCTGCGGTTTCCCTGCTGTACTTTTCTGTCATCATCATCCGGCATAAGTATGGGCGCTTGTCCCGGGATAAGAAGTTTCACAG GTACCTGGCTCGCGTGACGGACATTGAAGCCACTGACACCAGCAACCCCCACATCAATTATGGGATCGTGGTGGACTGCGGGAGCAGCGGGTCGCGGATCTTCGTCTACTGCTGGCCCCGGCACAACGGCAACCCGCATGATCTGTTGGACATCAGACAGATGAGGGACAAGAACCGGAAGCCGGTGGTGATGAAAATAAAACCGG GCATATCAGAGTTTGCTACCTCTCCGGAAAAAGTCAGTGATTATATTTCTCCACTTCTGAGTTTTGCTGCAGAACACGTGCCACGGGGAAAACACAAAGAGACCCCTCTCTATATCCTCTGTACGGCTGGGATGAGAATCCTTCCGGAAAG TCAGCAAAAAGCCATCCTGGAAGATCTTCTGACAGACGTCCCAGCAcactttgactttttgttctctGACTCTCATGCCGAGGTTATTTCAGGGAAGCAGGAAG GTGTCTATGCTTGGATTGGCATTAACTTTGTCCTTGGGCGATTTGAGCACATTGAAGATG ATGATGAGGCCGTGGTGGAAGTGAACGTTCCTGGAGCTGAGAGCCAAGCAGCCATTGTCCGCAAAAGGACAGCGGGTATTCTGGACATGGGCGGAGTGTCTACCCAGATAGCGTACGAAGTCCCCAAAAGT GAAGAAGTAGCCAAAAATTTGCTTGCTGAATTTAACCTGGGCTGTGACGTCCATCGCACAGAGCACGTGTACAGGGTGTACGTTGCCACCTTCCTTGGCTTTGGCGGCAACGCGGCCCGGCAGCGCTATGAGGACAGCATATTCGCCAGCACCCTGCTGAGGAACAG GCTCCTGAGTAAGCAGACGGGTCTAACTTCCGATACTCCCTACCTGGACCCTTGCCTTCCCTTAGACATCAGGGACGAAATTCAGCAGAACGGGCAGACCATGTACCTTCGGGGAACCGGAGACTTCACCCTGTGCCGGAAGACGCTTCAGCCTTTCATGAACAAGACCAACGAGACCCAGACTTCCCTCAACGGGGTCTATCAGCCTCCAGTTCATTTCCAGAACAGTGAATTCTACGGCTTTTCAGAATTCTACTATTGCACTGAGGATGTGTTAAGAATGGGAGGAGATTATAATGCTGCTAAGTTTATTAAAGCTGCCAAG GATTATTGTGCAACAAAGTGGTCTGTCTTGCGGGAACGCTTTGACCAGGGCCTGTATGCCTCTCACGCTGACCTCCATAGGCTAAA GTATCAGTGCTTTAAATCCGCCTGGATGTATGAGGTGTTTCACCGAGGCTTCTCATTCCCAGTTAATTATAGCAATCTAAAGACGGCCTTGCAGGTGTACGACAAGGAAGTGCAGTGGACACTGGGAGCAATCCTCTACAGGACCCGGTTTTTGCCTTTGAG AGACATCCAGCAGGAGACTTTCCGGGCGGGCCACGCGCACTGGCGGAGCTTCTCGTTTGTCTACAACCACTACCTGTTCTCGGCCTGCTTCCTGGTCGTCGTCCTCTCCATCCTGCTCTACCTGCTGCGCCTGCGGCGGATTCACCGGCGCATGCTGTGGAGTGGCTCGGCATCCTCCCTCTGGATGGAGGAAGGCCTCCCCCCCCAGAAGATGGCTGGAGCCTTGTGA
- the ENTPD4 gene encoding ectonucleoside triphosphate diphosphohydrolase 4 isoform X4 — MRMWISEGSSAHRISVSCLFPASWHFSISPVGCPRILNTNLRQIVVVGILAAAVSLLYFSVIIIRHKYGRLSRDKKFHRYLARVTDIEATDTSNPHINYGIVVDCGSSGSRIFVYCWPRHNGNPHDLLDIRQMRDKNRKPVVMKIKPGISEFATSPEKVSDYISPLLSFAAEHVPRGKHKETPLYILCTAGMRILPESQQKAILEDLLTDVPAHFDFLFSDSHAEVISGKQEDDEAVVEVNVPGAESQAAIVRKRTAGILDMGGVSTQIAYEVPKSVSFASSQQEEVAKNLLAEFNLGCDVHRTEHVYRVYVATFLGFGGNAARQRYEDSIFASTLLRNRLLSKQTGLTSDTPYLDPCLPLDIRDEIQQNGQTMYLRGTGDFTLCRKTLQPFMNKTNETQTSLNGVYQPPVHFQNSEFYGFSEFYYCTEDVLRMGGDYNAAKFIKAAKDYCATKWSVLRERFDQGLYASHADLHRLKYQCFKSAWMYEVFHRGFSFPVNYSNLKTALQVYDKEVQWTLGAILYRTRFLPLRDIQQETFRAGHAHWRSFSFVYNHYLFSACFLVVVLSILLYLLRLRRIHRRMLWSGSASSLWMEEGLPPQKMAGAL; from the exons ATGAGGATGTGGATTTCTGAGGGATCCTCAGCCCACAG GATCAGCGTCTCCTGCTTGTTTCCTGCTTCCTGGCATTTTAGCATCTCCCCAGTGGGATGCCCTCGAATCCTGAACACCAACCTGCGCCAGATTGTGGTCGTCGGCATCCTGGCTGCTGCGGTTTCCCTGCTGTACTTTTCTGTCATCATCATCCGGCATAAGTATGGGCGCTTGTCCCGGGATAAGAAGTTTCACAG GTACCTGGCTCGCGTGACGGACATTGAAGCCACTGACACCAGCAACCCCCACATCAATTATGGGATCGTGGTGGACTGCGGGAGCAGCGGGTCGCGGATCTTCGTCTACTGCTGGCCCCGGCACAACGGCAACCCGCATGATCTGTTGGACATCAGACAGATGAGGGACAAGAACCGGAAGCCGGTGGTGATGAAAATAAAACCGG GCATATCAGAGTTTGCTACCTCTCCGGAAAAAGTCAGTGATTATATTTCTCCACTTCTGAGTTTTGCTGCAGAACACGTGCCACGGGGAAAACACAAAGAGACCCCTCTCTATATCCTCTGTACGGCTGGGATGAGAATCCTTCCGGAAAG TCAGCAAAAAGCCATCCTGGAAGATCTTCTGACAGACGTCCCAGCAcactttgactttttgttctctGACTCTCATGCCGAGGTTATTTCAGGGAAGCAGGAAG ATGATGAGGCCGTGGTGGAAGTGAACGTTCCTGGAGCTGAGAGCCAAGCAGCCATTGTCCGCAAAAGGACAGCGGGTATTCTGGACATGGGCGGAGTGTCTACCCAGATAGCGTACGAAGTCCCCAAAAGTGTAAGCTTTGCCTCCTCACAGCAG GAAGAAGTAGCCAAAAATTTGCTTGCTGAATTTAACCTGGGCTGTGACGTCCATCGCACAGAGCACGTGTACAGGGTGTACGTTGCCACCTTCCTTGGCTTTGGCGGCAACGCGGCCCGGCAGCGCTATGAGGACAGCATATTCGCCAGCACCCTGCTGAGGAACAG GCTCCTGAGTAAGCAGACGGGTCTAACTTCCGATACTCCCTACCTGGACCCTTGCCTTCCCTTAGACATCAGGGACGAAATTCAGCAGAACGGGCAGACCATGTACCTTCGGGGAACCGGAGACTTCACCCTGTGCCGGAAGACGCTTCAGCCTTTCATGAACAAGACCAACGAGACCCAGACTTCCCTCAACGGGGTCTATCAGCCTCCAGTTCATTTCCAGAACAGTGAATTCTACGGCTTTTCAGAATTCTACTATTGCACTGAGGATGTGTTAAGAATGGGAGGAGATTATAATGCTGCTAAGTTTATTAAAGCTGCCAAG GATTATTGTGCAACAAAGTGGTCTGTCTTGCGGGAACGCTTTGACCAGGGCCTGTATGCCTCTCACGCTGACCTCCATAGGCTAAA GTATCAGTGCTTTAAATCCGCCTGGATGTATGAGGTGTTTCACCGAGGCTTCTCATTCCCAGTTAATTATAGCAATCTAAAGACGGCCTTGCAGGTGTACGACAAGGAAGTGCAGTGGACACTGGGAGCAATCCTCTACAGGACCCGGTTTTTGCCTTTGAG AGACATCCAGCAGGAGACTTTCCGGGCGGGCCACGCGCACTGGCGGAGCTTCTCGTTTGTCTACAACCACTACCTGTTCTCGGCCTGCTTCCTGGTCGTCGTCCTCTCCATCCTGCTCTACCTGCTGCGCCTGCGGCGGATTCACCGGCGCATGCTGTGGAGTGGCTCGGCATCCTCCCTCTGGATGGAGGAAGGCCTCCCCCCCCAGAAGATGGCTGGAGCCTTGTGA
- the ENTPD4 gene encoding ectonucleoside triphosphate diphosphohydrolase 4 isoform X1, giving the protein MRMWISEGSSAHRISVSCLFPASWHFSISPVGCPRILNTNLRQIVVVGILAAAVSLLYFSVIIIRHKYGRLSRDKKFHRYLARVTDIEATDTSNPHINYGIVVDCGSSGSRIFVYCWPRHNGNPHDLLDIRQMRDKNRKPVVMKIKPGISEFATSPEKVSDYISPLLSFAAEHVPRGKHKETPLYILCTAGMRILPESQQKAILEDLLTDVPAHFDFLFSDSHAEVISGKQEGVYAWIGINFVLGRFEHIEDDDEAVVEVNVPGAESQAAIVRKRTAGILDMGGVSTQIAYEVPKSVSFASSQQEEVAKNLLAEFNLGCDVHRTEHVYRVYVATFLGFGGNAARQRYEDSIFASTLLRNRLLSKQTGLTSDTPYLDPCLPLDIRDEIQQNGQTMYLRGTGDFTLCRKTLQPFMNKTNETQTSLNGVYQPPVHFQNSEFYGFSEFYYCTEDVLRMGGDYNAAKFIKAAKDYCATKWSVLRERFDQGLYASHADLHRLKYQCFKSAWMYEVFHRGFSFPVNYSNLKTALQVYDKEVQWTLGAILYRTRFLPLRDIQQETFRAGHAHWRSFSFVYNHYLFSACFLVVVLSILLYLLRLRRIHRRMLWSGSASSLWMEEGLPPQKMAGAL; this is encoded by the exons ATGAGGATGTGGATTTCTGAGGGATCCTCAGCCCACAG GATCAGCGTCTCCTGCTTGTTTCCTGCTTCCTGGCATTTTAGCATCTCCCCAGTGGGATGCCCTCGAATCCTGAACACCAACCTGCGCCAGATTGTGGTCGTCGGCATCCTGGCTGCTGCGGTTTCCCTGCTGTACTTTTCTGTCATCATCATCCGGCATAAGTATGGGCGCTTGTCCCGGGATAAGAAGTTTCACAG GTACCTGGCTCGCGTGACGGACATTGAAGCCACTGACACCAGCAACCCCCACATCAATTATGGGATCGTGGTGGACTGCGGGAGCAGCGGGTCGCGGATCTTCGTCTACTGCTGGCCCCGGCACAACGGCAACCCGCATGATCTGTTGGACATCAGACAGATGAGGGACAAGAACCGGAAGCCGGTGGTGATGAAAATAAAACCGG GCATATCAGAGTTTGCTACCTCTCCGGAAAAAGTCAGTGATTATATTTCTCCACTTCTGAGTTTTGCTGCAGAACACGTGCCACGGGGAAAACACAAAGAGACCCCTCTCTATATCCTCTGTACGGCTGGGATGAGAATCCTTCCGGAAAG TCAGCAAAAAGCCATCCTGGAAGATCTTCTGACAGACGTCCCAGCAcactttgactttttgttctctGACTCTCATGCCGAGGTTATTTCAGGGAAGCAGGAAG GTGTCTATGCTTGGATTGGCATTAACTTTGTCCTTGGGCGATTTGAGCACATTGAAGATG ATGATGAGGCCGTGGTGGAAGTGAACGTTCCTGGAGCTGAGAGCCAAGCAGCCATTGTCCGCAAAAGGACAGCGGGTATTCTGGACATGGGCGGAGTGTCTACCCAGATAGCGTACGAAGTCCCCAAAAGTGTAAGCTTTGCCTCCTCACAGCAG GAAGAAGTAGCCAAAAATTTGCTTGCTGAATTTAACCTGGGCTGTGACGTCCATCGCACAGAGCACGTGTACAGGGTGTACGTTGCCACCTTCCTTGGCTTTGGCGGCAACGCGGCCCGGCAGCGCTATGAGGACAGCATATTCGCCAGCACCCTGCTGAGGAACAG GCTCCTGAGTAAGCAGACGGGTCTAACTTCCGATACTCCCTACCTGGACCCTTGCCTTCCCTTAGACATCAGGGACGAAATTCAGCAGAACGGGCAGACCATGTACCTTCGGGGAACCGGAGACTTCACCCTGTGCCGGAAGACGCTTCAGCCTTTCATGAACAAGACCAACGAGACCCAGACTTCCCTCAACGGGGTCTATCAGCCTCCAGTTCATTTCCAGAACAGTGAATTCTACGGCTTTTCAGAATTCTACTATTGCACTGAGGATGTGTTAAGAATGGGAGGAGATTATAATGCTGCTAAGTTTATTAAAGCTGCCAAG GATTATTGTGCAACAAAGTGGTCTGTCTTGCGGGAACGCTTTGACCAGGGCCTGTATGCCTCTCACGCTGACCTCCATAGGCTAAA GTATCAGTGCTTTAAATCCGCCTGGATGTATGAGGTGTTTCACCGAGGCTTCTCATTCCCAGTTAATTATAGCAATCTAAAGACGGCCTTGCAGGTGTACGACAAGGAAGTGCAGTGGACACTGGGAGCAATCCTCTACAGGACCCGGTTTTTGCCTTTGAG AGACATCCAGCAGGAGACTTTCCGGGCGGGCCACGCGCACTGGCGGAGCTTCTCGTTTGTCTACAACCACTACCTGTTCTCGGCCTGCTTCCTGGTCGTCGTCCTCTCCATCCTGCTCTACCTGCTGCGCCTGCGGCGGATTCACCGGCGCATGCTGTGGAGTGGCTCGGCATCCTCCCTCTGGATGGAGGAAGGCCTCCCCCCCCAGAAGATGGCTGGAGCCTTGTGA